One window of the Acidimicrobiia bacterium genome contains the following:
- a CDS encoding DarT ssDNA thymidine ADP-ribosyltransferase family protein encodes MTANPIQGKVDARGITRLCHITRSMTLPFIVEMGEIVATSRLDQDELAIYYPNDHMRLDGHKTHVSCSVQYPNAWYLKLVQAREPLFKDWIVLLIEPDPLWWSNTLFCPVNAATEHGRYIAEGKDGFDAMFENFTPTGRIGRGLTHLASCPTDNQAEVLVLDGIPLDLVRCVVVRDEAQAKRERWKLSEFGLSVPELGLAICPEFFDPRALAGRIASSVETDPSCGSFWGGR; translated from the coding sequence ATGACAGCGAATCCGATTCAGGGCAAGGTGGACGCAAGAGGCATCACTCGCCTGTGTCATATCACGCGCTCCATGACGCTTCCGTTCATTGTCGAGATGGGTGAGATCGTCGCTACCAGTCGTTTGGACCAGGACGAGCTCGCGATCTACTACCCGAACGACCACATGCGGCTGGACGGTCACAAGACCCATGTGTCATGCTCGGTGCAATACCCGAATGCCTGGTATCTCAAGTTAGTCCAGGCAAGAGAGCCACTGTTCAAGGACTGGATCGTGCTCTTGATCGAGCCCGATCCGCTCTGGTGGAGCAATACACTGTTCTGTCCCGTCAACGCTGCAACGGAGCACGGTAGGTACATCGCAGAAGGTAAGGATGGGTTCGACGCAATGTTCGAGAACTTCACACCGACGGGGCGCATCGGCAGAGGACTCACGCATCTCGCCTCCTGTCCCACCGACAATCAGGCTGAGGTGCTCGTGCTTGATGGCATTCCCCTCGACCTTGTCCGGTGTGTGGTCGTTCGAGACGAAGCTCAGGCGAAGCGGGAGAGATGGAAGCTCAGTGAGTTCGGCCTTAGCGTGCCGGAGCTAGGTCTCGCGATTTGCCCGGAGTTCTTTGACCCGAGAGCCCTCGCCGGCAGGATCGCTTCCAGCGTCGAGACCGACCCTAGCTGCGGATCGTTCTGGGGAGGTAGGTGA